In one Brassica oleracea var. oleracea cultivar TO1000 chromosome C9, BOL, whole genome shotgun sequence genomic region, the following are encoded:
- the LOC106312901 gene encoding protein ASPARTIC PROTEASE IN GUARD CELL 2-like isoform X2, with protein sequence MCSFSKRHGPCSSLSSKKAKTSPNHDDILRLDQARVKSIHSKLSKKLTPQYRVSQSQSTELEARDGSTLGSGNYIVTVGFGTPKHDLSLVFDTGSDLTWTQCEPCGKTGTCYPQEEPIFNPSSSTSYSNVSCSSPVCDSLTSQGHYRNCSASNCIYGIGYGDSSFTVGFLAKEKFTLNTDVFDGVNFGCGENNQGLFYGAAGLLGLGRGEFSLPSQTAMTYNNIFSYCLPSSADYTGHLTFGSSGGLSNSVKYTPISTARHSASFYGLDIVGITVAGKELEIPLTVFSAPGAIIDSGTVITRLPPKAYAALRTAFKENMSNYTTSMGQSILDTCYNFTGLETVEIPKVSFSFKGGTDVEVDSKGILYVFDASEVCLAFVGNGNDDDVAIFGNVQQKTIQVVYDGAGGRVGFAPDGCM encoded by the exons ATGTGTTCTTTCTCCAAGAG ACACGGCCCATGCTCGAGTTTAAGCAGCAAGAAAGCCAAGACAAGTCCCAACCATGACGACATCCTCAGACTCGACCAGGCTCGAGTAAAATCCATCCACTCAAAGCTTTCAAAGAAGCTAACACCCCAATATAGGGTCAGTCAAAGTCAGTCAACGGAGCTAGAGGCTAGAGACGGAAGCACACTGGGTTCAGGAAACTACATCGTGACGGTCGGATTCGGAACGCCGAAACACGACCTGTCTCTGGTCTTCGACACAGGCAGCGATCTGACGTGGACTCAGTGCGAGCCATGTGGTAAAACTGGAACATGTTATCCACAAGAGGAGCCCATCTTTAACCCTTCTTCGTCTACTTCGTACTCCAACGTCTCGTGCTCATCCCCTGTTTGCGATTCTCTCACTTCCCAAG GTCACTATAGAAACTGCTCGGCTTCCAACTGCATCTACGGTATAGGATACGGCGATAGCTCGTTCACTGTAGGATTTCTCGCCAAGGAGAAATTTACTTTAAACACCGATGTATTCGACGGTGTTAACTTTGGCTGCGGCGAGAACAACCAAGGACTTTTCTACGGCGCCGCCGGACTTCTCGGCCTCGGCCGCGGCGAATTCTCATTGCCGTCGCAGACGGCAATGACCTACAATAACATATTCTCCTACTGCCTCCCTTCTTCCGCAGACTACACTGGCCATCTCACCTTCGGATCATCAGGTGGATTATCTAATTCCGTCAAGTACACTCCCATCTCCACAGCCAGACACAGCGCTTCCTTTTATGGTCTCGACATCGTAGGTATTACCGTCGCCGGCAAGGAACTGGAGATTCCTTTAACCGTGTTCTCTGCTCCCGGTGCTATAATCGACTCAGGAACCGTGATTACTCGCCTCCCTCCCAAGGCCTACGCGGCACTACGTACCGCGTTTAAGGAGAATATGTCGAATTATACGACTTCGATGGGACAATCGATACTTGACACGTGCTACAATTTTACTGGCTTGGAGACTGTGGAGATTCCTAAAGTCTCGTTCTCCTTCAAAGGCGGCACCGATGTGGAGGTTGACTCCAAAGGGATTCTGTACGTGTTTGATGCGTCGGAGGTTTGTTTGGCGTTTGTGGGGAATGGTAACGATGATGACGTGGCCATTTTCGGGAACGTTCAGCAAAAGACGATACAGGTTGTGTATGACGGTGCGGGGGGACGGGTCGGGTTTGCTCCGGATGGTTGTATGTAA
- the LOC106312901 gene encoding protein ASPARTIC PROTEASE IN GUARD CELL 2-like isoform X1, with amino-acid sequence MKNLLNIITLVLCAWLSFCCTDGAQKRKSGEVSFHRILASSLFPSSSSCVLSPRASNTKSSLLLTHRHGPCSSLSSKKAKTSPNHDDILRLDQARVKSIHSKLSKKLTPQYRVSQSQSTELEARDGSTLGSGNYIVTVGFGTPKHDLSLVFDTGSDLTWTQCEPCGKTGTCYPQEEPIFNPSSSTSYSNVSCSSPVCDSLTSQGHYRNCSASNCIYGIGYGDSSFTVGFLAKEKFTLNTDVFDGVNFGCGENNQGLFYGAAGLLGLGRGEFSLPSQTAMTYNNIFSYCLPSSADYTGHLTFGSSGGLSNSVKYTPISTARHSASFYGLDIVGITVAGKELEIPLTVFSAPGAIIDSGTVITRLPPKAYAALRTAFKENMSNYTTSMGQSILDTCYNFTGLETVEIPKVSFSFKGGTDVEVDSKGILYVFDASEVCLAFVGNGNDDDVAIFGNVQQKTIQVVYDGAGGRVGFAPDGCM; translated from the exons ATGAAGAATTTGTTGAACATCATAACCTTAGTTCTTTGTGCATGGCTCAGTTTTTGTTGTACTGATGGAGCTCAAAAAAGAAAGAGTGGAGAGGTTTCTTTCCACAGAATTCTTGCCAGCTCTCTCTTTCCTTCATCATCATCATGTGTTCTTTCTCCAAGAG CATCTAACACCAAGTCGTCGTTGCTCCTGACGCACAGACACGGCCCATGCTCGAGTTTAAGCAGCAAGAAAGCCAAGACAAGTCCCAACCATGACGACATCCTCAGACTCGACCAGGCTCGAGTAAAATCCATCCACTCAAAGCTTTCAAAGAAGCTAACACCCCAATATAGGGTCAGTCAAAGTCAGTCAACGGAGCTAGAGGCTAGAGACGGAAGCACACTGGGTTCAGGAAACTACATCGTGACGGTCGGATTCGGAACGCCGAAACACGACCTGTCTCTGGTCTTCGACACAGGCAGCGATCTGACGTGGACTCAGTGCGAGCCATGTGGTAAAACTGGAACATGTTATCCACAAGAGGAGCCCATCTTTAACCCTTCTTCGTCTACTTCGTACTCCAACGTCTCGTGCTCATCCCCTGTTTGCGATTCTCTCACTTCCCAAG GTCACTATAGAAACTGCTCGGCTTCCAACTGCATCTACGGTATAGGATACGGCGATAGCTCGTTCACTGTAGGATTTCTCGCCAAGGAGAAATTTACTTTAAACACCGATGTATTCGACGGTGTTAACTTTGGCTGCGGCGAGAACAACCAAGGACTTTTCTACGGCGCCGCCGGACTTCTCGGCCTCGGCCGCGGCGAATTCTCATTGCCGTCGCAGACGGCAATGACCTACAATAACATATTCTCCTACTGCCTCCCTTCTTCCGCAGACTACACTGGCCATCTCACCTTCGGATCATCAGGTGGATTATCTAATTCCGTCAAGTACACTCCCATCTCCACAGCCAGACACAGCGCTTCCTTTTATGGTCTCGACATCGTAGGTATTACCGTCGCCGGCAAGGAACTGGAGATTCCTTTAACCGTGTTCTCTGCTCCCGGTGCTATAATCGACTCAGGAACCGTGATTACTCGCCTCCCTCCCAAGGCCTACGCGGCACTACGTACCGCGTTTAAGGAGAATATGTCGAATTATACGACTTCGATGGGACAATCGATACTTGACACGTGCTACAATTTTACTGGCTTGGAGACTGTGGAGATTCCTAAAGTCTCGTTCTCCTTCAAAGGCGGCACCGATGTGGAGGTTGACTCCAAAGGGATTCTGTACGTGTTTGATGCGTCGGAGGTTTGTTTGGCGTTTGTGGGGAATGGTAACGATGATGACGTGGCCATTTTCGGGAACGTTCAGCAAAAGACGATACAGGTTGTGTATGACGGTGCGGGGGGACGGGTCGGGTTTGCTCCGGATGGTTGTATGTAA
- the LOC106318366 gene encoding protein ASPARTIC PROTEASE IN GUARD CELL 2-like isoform X1: MKNMLNIITIIICLWLSWGRADGAQKRESGELSFHRIQASSLFPSLPAPCVLPPRVSNTKSSLHVVNRHGPCSSLSSKKATISPDHDEILRLDQARVKSIHSKLSKKLTARDRLSQSQSTVLPATDGITLGYGNYIVTVGIGTPKHDLSLVFDTGSDLTWTQCEPCGRNGTCYPQKEPIFNPSSSSSFSNVSCSSPFCDSLASQGRVKNCLAPNCDYGVGYGDRSFTIGFLATEKFTLANSDVFDNVIFGCGVNNKGFIGIAGLLGLGRGKVSFPSQTAMTYNNIFSYCLPSSPEYTGHLTFGSAGLSNSVKYTPISAVPYSASFYGLDIVGISVDDKQLEIPSTTGAVIDSGTVITRLPPMAYAALRTAFKEKMSNYKTTLGRSILDTCYDFTGQETMNIPKVSFSFKGGTVVELDSIGVLYVFNKSTVCLAFAGNNNDDDVTIFGNVQQKTMQVVYDGPGGRVGFAPNGCM, from the exons ATGAAGAATATGTTGAATATCATAACTATAATCATTTGTTTATGGCTCAGTTGGGGTCGTGCTGATGGAGCTCAAAAGAGAGAAAGTGGAGAGCTTTCTTTTCACAGAATTCAAGCAAGCTCTCTTTTTCCTTCATTACCAGCACCATGTGTTCTTCCTCCAAGAG TATCTAATACGAAGTCGTCGCTTCACGTGGTGAACAGACACGGCCCATGCTCGAGTCTAAGCAGCAAGAAAGCCACGATCAGTCCCGACCATGACGAGATCCTCAGACTCGACCAGGCGCGCGTAAAATCCATTCACTCAAAGCTTTCAAAGAAGCTAACAGCCAGAGATAGACTCAGTCAAAGCCAGTCAACAGTTCTACCGGCTACAGATGGAATCACACTCGGTTATGGAAACTACATCGTGACGGTCGGAATCGGGACGCCGAAACACGATCTCTCTCTGGTCTTCGACACAGGCAGCGATCTGACGTGGACTCAATGCGAGCCATGTGGTAGAAATGGAACATGTTATCCCCAAAAGGAGCCCATCTTTAACCCATCTTCCTCTTCTTCCTTCTCCAACGTCTCGTGCTCATCGCCGTTCTGCGACTCTCTCGCTTCCCAAGGTCGCGTTAAAAATTGTTTGGCTCCCAACTGCGACTACGGTGTCGGATACGGCGATAGATCGTTCACCATAGGATTTCTCGCCACCGAGAAATTTACTTTAGCGAACTCTGATGTCTTCGACAATGTTATCTTTGGCTGCGGTGTGAACAACAAAGGATTCATTGGTATCGCCGGACTTCTCGGTCTTGGCCGCGGCAAAGTCTCGTTTCCATCGCAGACGGCGATGACGTACAACAATATATTCTCCTACTGCCTCCCTTCTTCCCCAGAGTACACTGGCCATCTCACCTTCGGATCAGCTGGATTATCTAACTCCGTCAAATACACTCCCATCTCCGCAGTCCCATATAGCGCATCCTTTTATGGCCTTGATATCGTAGGTATCTCCGTCGACGACAAGCAACTGGAGATCCCCTCCACTACCGGTGCTGTAATCGACTCTGGTACCGTGATTACTCGCCTACCACCCATGGCCTACGCGGCACTGCGAACCGCGTTCAAGGAGAAGATGTCGAATTATAAGACTACGTTGGGACGATCGATTCTTGACACGTGCTACGATTTCACCGGCCAAGAGACTATGAACATACCTAAAGTCTCCTTCTCCTTCAAAGGCGGCACCGTCGTGGAACTTGACTCAATAGGGGTTTTGTACGTGTTTAATAAGTCCACGGTTTGTTTGGCGTTTGCGGGGAATAATAACGATGATGACGTGACCATTTTCGGGAACGTTCAGCAAAAGACAATGCAAGTTGTGTACGACGGTCCCGGCGGTCGGGTCGGGTTTGCTCCCAATGGTTGTATGTAG
- the LOC106318366 gene encoding protein ASPARTIC PROTEASE IN GUARD CELL 2-like isoform X2: MCSSSKRHGPCSSLSSKKATISPDHDEILRLDQARVKSIHSKLSKKLTARDRLSQSQSTVLPATDGITLGYGNYIVTVGIGTPKHDLSLVFDTGSDLTWTQCEPCGRNGTCYPQKEPIFNPSSSSSFSNVSCSSPFCDSLASQGRVKNCLAPNCDYGVGYGDRSFTIGFLATEKFTLANSDVFDNVIFGCGVNNKGFIGIAGLLGLGRGKVSFPSQTAMTYNNIFSYCLPSSPEYTGHLTFGSAGLSNSVKYTPISAVPYSASFYGLDIVGISVDDKQLEIPSTTGAVIDSGTVITRLPPMAYAALRTAFKEKMSNYKTTLGRSILDTCYDFTGQETMNIPKVSFSFKGGTVVELDSIGVLYVFNKSTVCLAFAGNNNDDDVTIFGNVQQKTMQVVYDGPGGRVGFAPNGCM, translated from the exons ATGTGTTCTTCCTCCAAGAG ACACGGCCCATGCTCGAGTCTAAGCAGCAAGAAAGCCACGATCAGTCCCGACCATGACGAGATCCTCAGACTCGACCAGGCGCGCGTAAAATCCATTCACTCAAAGCTTTCAAAGAAGCTAACAGCCAGAGATAGACTCAGTCAAAGCCAGTCAACAGTTCTACCGGCTACAGATGGAATCACACTCGGTTATGGAAACTACATCGTGACGGTCGGAATCGGGACGCCGAAACACGATCTCTCTCTGGTCTTCGACACAGGCAGCGATCTGACGTGGACTCAATGCGAGCCATGTGGTAGAAATGGAACATGTTATCCCCAAAAGGAGCCCATCTTTAACCCATCTTCCTCTTCTTCCTTCTCCAACGTCTCGTGCTCATCGCCGTTCTGCGACTCTCTCGCTTCCCAAGGTCGCGTTAAAAATTGTTTGGCTCCCAACTGCGACTACGGTGTCGGATACGGCGATAGATCGTTCACCATAGGATTTCTCGCCACCGAGAAATTTACTTTAGCGAACTCTGATGTCTTCGACAATGTTATCTTTGGCTGCGGTGTGAACAACAAAGGATTCATTGGTATCGCCGGACTTCTCGGTCTTGGCCGCGGCAAAGTCTCGTTTCCATCGCAGACGGCGATGACGTACAACAATATATTCTCCTACTGCCTCCCTTCTTCCCCAGAGTACACTGGCCATCTCACCTTCGGATCAGCTGGATTATCTAACTCCGTCAAATACACTCCCATCTCCGCAGTCCCATATAGCGCATCCTTTTATGGCCTTGATATCGTAGGTATCTCCGTCGACGACAAGCAACTGGAGATCCCCTCCACTACCGGTGCTGTAATCGACTCTGGTACCGTGATTACTCGCCTACCACCCATGGCCTACGCGGCACTGCGAACCGCGTTCAAGGAGAAGATGTCGAATTATAAGACTACGTTGGGACGATCGATTCTTGACACGTGCTACGATTTCACCGGCCAAGAGACTATGAACATACCTAAAGTCTCCTTCTCCTTCAAAGGCGGCACCGTCGTGGAACTTGACTCAATAGGGGTTTTGTACGTGTTTAATAAGTCCACGGTTTGTTTGGCGTTTGCGGGGAATAATAACGATGATGACGTGACCATTTTCGGGAACGTTCAGCAAAAGACAATGCAAGTTGTGTACGACGGTCCCGGCGGTCGGGTCGGGTTTGCTCCCAATGGTTGTATGTAG